One genomic window of Caenorhabditis elegans chromosome I includes the following:
- the gid-1 gene encoding CTLH domain-containing protein (Confirmed by transcript evidence) has product MNKKIHLLENIKMPENFGKQMNRIVSSFLGTTGALATLQKFEETTKPEVPIDHEYYAQRKEITDMILKAARGAEIHEKIEKYFPGLVEDDANVHLLILCLRYIDLANTLHEPPNCFTNSTTGRSPSPTEIRARPPKLLKGSQCKTTKRTREAQRRSANSQVHTPPPVRLTNAKATEELYLKDAKIERFYIDQDTEEEMLHIDGVSMPTKMFVELEKSGQYRKLNYILKMGREIMKVAGEMRGNIAPEARKVVEIATSMVSSPERPAKHPLSFALRRFIANSVVDMICYYVHHKREGKSTKRPRGTSTGEIPGSSSLRMFSELRNLFTGWKGLHIDYSTNDKKMAGIHFVRKMILEEPNFNEKEIIYTDEPMELAHERPDPPPREIIRQQRNEFQF; this is encoded by the exons ATGAACAAAAAGATTCACCTCttggaaaacataaaaatgccGGAAAATTTCGGGAAACAAATGAACCGAATTGTCTCCTCATTTCTCGGAACGACAGGCGCCCTTGCCACGTTGCAAAAGTTCGAAGAGACGACAAAGCCCGAAGTACCAATAGATCATGAATATTATGCACAGAGAAAAG aaattacgGATATGATACTAAAAGCCGCACGGGGAGCCGAAATccatgaaaaaatcgagaaatacTTTCCGGGTCTCGTTGAGGATGATGCGAATGTACATTTATTAATTCTATGCCTTCGATACATTGATCTCGCCAATACACTACACGAACCGCCAAACTGCTTTACGAATTCCACTACAG gcCGTTCCCCGTCCCCAACAGAAATCCGTGCGAGACCACCGAAACTACTAAAAGGATCTCAATGTAAGACCACAAAACGGACAAGAGAAGCTCAACGGAGATCAGCCAACTCTCAAGTACACACACCACCGCCCGTTCGACTAACTAATGCAAA agccacCGAGGAGCTGTACCTGAAAGATGCGAAAATCGAACGATTCTACATAGATCAGGATACAGAAGAAGAAATGCTTCATATTGATGGAGTTTCAATGCCAACGAAAATGTTTGTGGAATTGGAGAAAAGTGGACAATATCGAAAGTTGaattatattctgaaaatgggCAGAGAAATTATGAAAGTTGCCGGAGAGATGCGCGGGAATATTGCTCCAGAAGCACGAAAAGTTGTTGAG ATAGCAACATCAATGGTCTCAAGTCCAGAACGCCCTGCAAAACACCCTCTGAGCTTCGCCCTCCGGAGATTTATTGCAAATTCCGTAGTCGATATGATTTGTTATTATGTCCATCATAAACGTGAaggaaaatcaacaaaacggCCCCGTGGAACATCTACTGGGG AAATACCAGGCTCATCAAGTTTACGAATGTTCTCTGAATTACGTAACCTATTCACCGGTTGGAAGGGTCTTCATATCGATTATTCGACTAATGACAAGAAAATGGCTGGAATTCATTTCGTCCGGAAAATG attctcgaGGAGCCAAACTTCAATGAAAAAGAGATAATCTATACGGATGAGCCCATGGAATTGGCTCACGAGCGGCCAGATCCTCCACCTCGAGAGATTATTCGTCAGCAGCgaaatgaatttcaattttga
- the Y54E5A.8 gene encoding uncharacterized protein (Confirmed by transcript evidence): MGVMLTACYHFINNMQKEPQFDRSSAIIYNKAGDSVGSESRRPMLPRRREQQIELIERASVAPSMSSGTRIGPAWRNTNGTPAVIITTSSTPSRHISL; encoded by the exons ATGGGCGTCATGCTTACCGCTTGTTACCATTTTATAAATAATATGCAAAAGGAGCCACAATTCGATCGTTCCAGTGCCATTATATATAATAAAGCTGGCGATAGTGTGGGCTCCGAGAGCCGCCGTCCGATGCTTCCCAGGCGGAGAGAGCAGCAAATTGAGCTTATAGAACGGGCATCTGTGGCACCTTCTATGTcct CTGGAACACGAATAGGCCCTGCGTGGCGGAACACTAATGGGACTCCAGCTGTTATAATCACCACGTCATCAACACCCAGCCGACACATATCGCTTTAA
- the Y54E5A.8 gene encoding Conserved plasma membrane protein (Confirmed by transcript evidence): protein MLLILFTAVLSALSVVIPQCQPPNDCSVHVFSVRLSQKPEAEDPENTTYSAVRNNEYGTNYYEIRGGKEMTPKLAAEIIQSMGKDADPRLKEKINNKEFYWKAVEPGGSRVISASLPPPPTQKKEQTSTPSSYSFKPSDFPWILVGLLFCIGIFMGVMLTACYHFINNMQKEPQFDRSSAIIYNKAGDSVGSESRRPMLPRRREQQIELIERASVAPSMSSGTRIGPAWRNTNGTPAVIITTSSTPSRHISL, encoded by the exons ATGTTACTTATTCTGTTTACCGCCGTACTTTCGGCACTTTCTGTTGTTATTCCACAGTGTCAGCCGCCTAATg ACTGTTCTGTGCACGTGTTCAGTGTCCGACTCTCCCAAAAACCAGAAGCTGAAGATCCAGAAAATACTACTTACAGT gcGGTACGAAACAATGAGTACGGTACGAACTACTACGAGATACGTGGCGGAAAAGAAATGACACCGAAATTGGCGGCCGAAATTATTCAGAGTATGGGAAAAGACGCCGATCCTAGGCTTAAA gaaaaaataaataacaaagAATTCTACTGGAAAGCCGTCGAACCAGGTGGCTCACGTGTCATTTCTGCTTCACTTCCACCACCGCCTACGCAGAAGAAAGAGCAAACGTCTACG ccAAGTTCCTATTCCTTCAAGCCATCTGATTTCCCGTGGATTCTTGTCGGATTACTCTTCTGCATTGGAATTTTCATGGGCGTCATGCTTACCGCTTGTTACCATTTTATAAATAATATGCAAAAGGAGCCACAATTCGATCGTTCCAGTGCCATTATATATAATAAAGCTGGCGATAGTGTGGGCTCCGAGAGCCGCCGTCCGATGCTTCCCAGGCGGAGAGAGCAGCAAATTGAGCTTATAGAACGGGCATCTGTGGCACCTTCTATGTcct CTGGAACACGAATAGGCCCTGCGTGGCGGAACACTAATGGGACTCCAGCTGTTATAATCACCACGTCATCAACACCCAGCCGACACATATCGCTTTAA
- the K05C4.2 gene encoding Protein jagunal homolog (Partially confirmed by transcript evidence) codes for MSSRGVRAAGTDGTDFQNRQRVAQHYQESAQYKSILKWFFVPHFLILVFMWLKVGSELLRTNFGWKNAFFDRLDMPSAYPWEYVWCFSFIPIVLAIYSFQRNKLKILHYAYYAEFVVGIFPCMIGLGGQLPELMEYAQDMEGSNTPTFKGIFPMVIIWYIFFAVALQIHGFSMYFMHHLAAAWAPVKRD; via the exons ATGTCATCACGAGGAGTTCGAGCGGCGGGTACCGATGGGACGGACTTCCAAAATCGGCAGAGGGTCGCACAGCACTACCAGGAGAGCGCTCAATACAAGTCGATCCTCAAGTGGTTCTTCGTTCCACACTTCTTGATCCTGGTCTTCATGTGGCTCAAGGTTGGCAGCGAACTCCTCCGAACAAATTTCGGATGGAAAAACGCGTTCTTCGATCGACTGGACATGCCGTCAGCCTACCCATGGGAGTATGTGTGGTGCTTCTCATTCATTCCGATCGTCCTCGCCATCTATTCGTTCCAACGAAACAaa CTCAAGATCCTCCACTACGCCTACTATGCCGAGTTCGTCGTCGGAATCTTCCCATGCATGATCGGGCTTGGAGGACAACTTCCAGAGCTGATGGAGTATGCTCAAGACATGGAGGGAAGCAACACACCGACATTCAAAGGAATCTTCCCGATGGTCATCATATGGTACATCTTCTTCGCGGTCGCACTCCAGATTCACGGATTCTCCATGTACTTCATGCATCACCTTGCCGCCGCATGGGCTCCAGTCAAGCGAGATTAA
- the Y54E5A.8 gene encoding Pyridoxamine 5'-phosphate oxidase (Confirmed by transcript evidence) produces the protein MLPRRREQQIELIERASVAPSMSSGTRIGPAWRNTNGTPAVIITTSSTPSRHISL, from the exons ATGCTTCCCAGGCGGAGAGAGCAGCAAATTGAGCTTATAGAACGGGCATCTGTGGCACCTTCTATGTcct CTGGAACACGAATAGGCCCTGCGTGGCGGAACACTAATGGGACTCCAGCTGTTATAATCACCACGTCATCAACACCCAGCCGACACATATCGCTTTAA
- the gid-1 gene encoding B30.2/SPRY domain-containing protein (Confirmed by transcript evidence) has protein sequence MFSELRNLFTGWKGLHIDYSTNDKKMAGIHFVRKMILEEPNFNEKEIIYTDEPMELAHERPDPPPREIIRQQRNEFQF, from the exons ATGTTCTCTGAATTACGTAACCTATTCACCGGTTGGAAGGGTCTTCATATCGATTATTCGACTAATGACAAGAAAATGGCTGGAATTCATTTCGTCCGGAAAATG attctcgaGGAGCCAAACTTCAATGAAAAAGAGATAATCTATACGGATGAGCCCATGGAATTGGCTCACGAGCGGCCAGATCCTCCACCTCGAGAGATTATTCGTCAGCAGCgaaatgaatttcaattttga
- the gid-1 gene encoding B30.2/SPRY domain-containing protein (Confirmed by transcript evidence) yields MSPLPPPPDIQHEFDKNQDPHETNLALRRLYPQIRERENERHIPRRWDLRQASSYLDISQSGYGVTFKKNVTVAEDKDPAGVVRADAFIQQCIGVYYFEVRILEGHSGCMGIGLSKKDCDLNRMPGWDPGCFGYHGDDGNFFLASGVGQAYGPKFGPGDVIGCGIDTFYHYVFFTKNGKHLGIAHTSPTALKELYPTVGFKTRGEKLVANFGVKPFEFDFEAYRQHLMNKKIHLLENIKMPENFGKQMNRIVSSFLGTTGALATLQKFEETTKPEVPIDHEYYAQRKEITDMILKAARGAEIHEKIEKYFPGLVEDDANVHLLILCLRYIDLANTLHEPPNCFTNSTTGRSPSPTEIRARPPKLLKGSQCKTTKRTREAQRRSANSQVHTPPPVRLTNAKATEELYLKDAKIERFYIDQDTEEEMLHIDGVSMPTKMFVELEKSGQYRKLNYILKMGREIMKVAGEMRGNIAPEARKVVEIATSMVSSPERPAKHPLSFALRRFIANSVVDMICYYVHHKREGKSTKRPRGTSTGEIPGSSSLRMFSELRNLFTGWKGLHIDYSTNDKKMAGIHFVRKMILEEPNFNEKEIIYTDEPMELAHERPDPPPREIIRQQRNEFQF; encoded by the exons atgtcGCCACTACCTCCACCACCAGATATTCAACACGAATTCGacaaaaat caagacCCACACGAAACGAATTTGGCGTTAAGACGGTTGTACCCTCAGATTCGGGAAAGagaaaat GAACGCCATATTCCGCGGAGATGGGATCTCAGGCAGGCTTCTTCTTATTTGGACATTAGTCAGAGTGGTTATGGGGTTACTTTCAAAAAGA ACGTAACCGTAGCCGAGGACAAGGACCCAGCCGGCGTGGTCCGTGCAGATGCTTTCATTCAACAATGCATCGGAGTCTATTATTTCGAAGTTCGAATTCTCGAAGGCCATTCCGGTTGTATGGGTATCGGTCTTAGCAAGAAAGACTGTGATCTTAACAGAATGCCCGGCTGGGATCCCGGATGTTTTGGCTATCACGGTGATGACGGTAACTTCTTCCTGGCAAGTGGTGTCGGACAAGCGTATGGTCCAAAATTTGGGCCGGGTGACGTCATCGGGTGTGGAATTGACACGTTTTATCATTATGTGTTCTTTACGAAGAACGGGAAACACTTGGGAATTGCTCATACGTCGCCGACGGCACTGAAGGAATTATATCCTACAGTGGGATTTAAGACACGTGGCGAGAAGCTGGTCGCCAATTTCGGAGTGAAACCTTTTGAATTCGATTTTGAAGCATATCGACAG CACCTAATGAACAAAAAGATTCACCTCttggaaaacataaaaatgccGGAAAATTTCGGGAAACAAATGAACCGAATTGTCTCCTCATTTCTCGGAACGACAGGCGCCCTTGCCACGTTGCAAAAGTTCGAAGAGACGACAAAGCCCGAAGTACCAATAGATCATGAATATTATGCACAGAGAAAAG aaattacgGATATGATACTAAAAGCCGCACGGGGAGCCGAAATccatgaaaaaatcgagaaatacTTTCCGGGTCTCGTTGAGGATGATGCGAATGTACATTTATTAATTCTATGCCTTCGATACATTGATCTCGCCAATACACTACACGAACCGCCAAACTGCTTTACGAATTCCACTACAG gcCGTTCCCCGTCCCCAACAGAAATCCGTGCGAGACCACCGAAACTACTAAAAGGATCTCAATGTAAGACCACAAAACGGACAAGAGAAGCTCAACGGAGATCAGCCAACTCTCAAGTACACACACCACCGCCCGTTCGACTAACTAATGCAAA agccacCGAGGAGCTGTACCTGAAAGATGCGAAAATCGAACGATTCTACATAGATCAGGATACAGAAGAAGAAATGCTTCATATTGATGGAGTTTCAATGCCAACGAAAATGTTTGTGGAATTGGAGAAAAGTGGACAATATCGAAAGTTGaattatattctgaaaatgggCAGAGAAATTATGAAAGTTGCCGGAGAGATGCGCGGGAATATTGCTCCAGAAGCACGAAAAGTTGTTGAG ATAGCAACATCAATGGTCTCAAGTCCAGAACGCCCTGCAAAACACCCTCTGAGCTTCGCCCTCCGGAGATTTATTGCAAATTCCGTAGTCGATATGATTTGTTATTATGTCCATCATAAACGTGAaggaaaatcaacaaaacggCCCCGTGGAACATCTACTGGGG AAATACCAGGCTCATCAAGTTTACGAATGTTCTCTGAATTACGTAACCTATTCACCGGTTGGAAGGGTCTTCATATCGATTATTCGACTAATGACAAGAAAATGGCTGGAATTCATTTCGTCCGGAAAATG attctcgaGGAGCCAAACTTCAATGAAAAAGAGATAATCTATACGGATGAGCCCATGGAATTGGCTCACGAGCGGCCAGATCCTCCACCTCGAGAGATTATTCGTCAGCAGCgaaatgaatttcaattttga
- the sol-2 gene encoding CUB domain-containing protein (Confirmed by transcript evidence), with amino-acid sequence MIEYLLFIIINVITLITCSYCPIKHIHSSTPTTGFIESPGYPSAFSAPLDCIFNITTAASNVIQLSFVSFDLASKNQLSDQCLDSYLLVVVVDRHGRQHVGERLCGNQVPLSINTMQSWMQVQFVTTSTNQKHRGFRIQYRILSEAAIQEPSSTLGESMFSGCGGHSTPGQLSGEILSPGYPTTYPKNSTCNWLIRVEARQRIYIRIVHLHLAPTIAECERASLTIIDGYKHEKYGIDRKESTSETSEAKFCGSQLYYAEEGMKSYLSSANRIVVRFITQEGPPSSMIGEERIGFKVVWTAVEGLIGEGDESVNGNSCKDQFMCHGGQVCVEQGHGICASRSRLCIHSSLVCDGIHNCVEGDFSDEQHCYSREIITSAALGFSLIVLTMLVLVCCDQFRKRRRLRVMIRERRAASENGKCKNMNNNSITTRIQPNR; translated from the exons ATGATTGAATATCTGTTATTCATCATTATCAACGTCATCACACTGATCACATGCTCATATTGTCCCATAAAGCATATTCATTCGTCTACACCCACTACAG GATTCATTGAATCTCCGGGATATCCATCGGCATTCTCTGCACCTCTTGACTGTATATTCAACATAACAACAGCTGCATCGAATGTGATCCAATTATCATTTGTCTCATTTGATCTagcatcaaaaaatcaattaagtGATCAATGCCTGGATAGTTATCTTCTGGTTGTTGTAGTTGATAGACATGGTAGACAACATGTTGGTGAGAGGTTATGTGGGAATCAGGTTCCACTGTCTATTAATACTATGCAATCATGGATGCAAGTTCAATTCGTCACTACTTCAACTAATCAGAAGCATCGAGGGTTTAGGATTCAGTACAGGATTCTTTCGGAGG CAGCAATCCAGGAGCCATCTTCAACCCTCGGAGAATCAATGTTCAGTGGTTGTGGTGGACATTCCACTCCTGGACAACTTTCTG GTGAAATACTGTCACCAGGCTATCCAACCACATATCCGAAGAATTCCACGTGTAATTGGTTGATCCGTGTAGAAGCCCGACAACGAATCTACATTCGAATAGTTCATTTACACTTGGCCCCCACTATTGCAGAATGTGAACGAGCATCACTAACAATAATCGATGGAtataaacatgaaaaatatggaattgaTCGAAAGGAATCCACGTCAGAGACGTCTGAAGCAAAATTCTGTGGAAGTCAGCTGTATTATGCAGAAGAGGGAATGAAAAGCTATTTATCAAGTGCAAATCGAATTGTTGTACGATTTATTACACAGGAAGGACCACCGTCTTCAATGATTGGGGAAGAGAGGATTGGATTTAAAGTTGTATGGACTGCAGTGGAGGGTCTGATTGGAGAAGGTGATGAGAGTGTTAATGGAAATTCTTGTAAGGATCAATTTATGTGCCATGGGGGACAAGTTTGTGTTGAACAG GGTCATGGAATTTGCGCTTCACGGTCCCGTCTCTGCATTCACAGCTCTCTCGTTTGTGACGGAATCCATAATTGTGTTGAAGGAGATTTCTCCGACGAGCAACACT gttaCTCCCGAGAGATAATAACATCGGCGGCACTCGGATTCTCGTTGATTGTGCTCACGATGCTCGTCTTGGTGTGCTGTGATCAGTTCAGGAAGCGGCGACGGCTTCGGGTGATGATTCGGGAACGAAGAGCCGCGTCGGAGAATGGgaaatgtaaaaatatgaataataaTTCGATTACAACACGGATACAGCCGAACCGGTGA
- the Y54E5A.8 gene encoding uncharacterized protein (Confirmed by transcript evidence) translates to MTPKLAAEIIQSMGKDADPRLKEKINNKEFYWKAVEPGGSRVISASLPPPPTQKKEQTSTPSSYSFKPSDFPWILVGLLFCIGIFMGVMLTACYHFINNMQKEPQFDRSSAIIYNKAGDSVGSESRRPMLPRRREQQIELIERASVAPSMSSGTRIGPAWRNTNGTPAVIITTSSTPSRHISL, encoded by the exons ATGACACCGAAATTGGCGGCCGAAATTATTCAGAGTATGGGAAAAGACGCCGATCCTAGGCTTAAA gaaaaaataaataacaaagAATTCTACTGGAAAGCCGTCGAACCAGGTGGCTCACGTGTCATTTCTGCTTCACTTCCACCACCGCCTACGCAGAAGAAAGAGCAAACGTCTACG ccAAGTTCCTATTCCTTCAAGCCATCTGATTTCCCGTGGATTCTTGTCGGATTACTCTTCTGCATTGGAATTTTCATGGGCGTCATGCTTACCGCTTGTTACCATTTTATAAATAATATGCAAAAGGAGCCACAATTCGATCGTTCCAGTGCCATTATATATAATAAAGCTGGCGATAGTGTGGGCTCCGAGAGCCGCCGTCCGATGCTTCCCAGGCGGAGAGAGCAGCAAATTGAGCTTATAGAACGGGCATCTGTGGCACCTTCTATGTcct CTGGAACACGAATAGGCCCTGCGTGGCGGAACACTAATGGGACTCCAGCTGTTATAATCACCACGTCATCAACACCCAGCCGACACATATCGCTTTAA
- the gid-1 gene encoding B30.2/SPRY domain-containing protein (Confirmed by transcript evidence), giving the protein MLHIDGVSMPTKMFVELEKSGQYRKLNYILKMGREIMKVAGEMRGNIAPEARKVVEIATSMVSSPERPAKHPLSFALRRFIANSVVDMICYYVHHKREGKSTKRPRGTSTGEIPGSSSLRMFSELRNLFTGWKGLHIDYSTNDKKMAGIHFVRKMILEEPNFNEKEIIYTDEPMELAHERPDPPPREIIRQQRNEFQF; this is encoded by the exons ATGCTTCATATTGATGGAGTTTCAATGCCAACGAAAATGTTTGTGGAATTGGAGAAAAGTGGACAATATCGAAAGTTGaattatattctgaaaatgggCAGAGAAATTATGAAAGTTGCCGGAGAGATGCGCGGGAATATTGCTCCAGAAGCACGAAAAGTTGTTGAG ATAGCAACATCAATGGTCTCAAGTCCAGAACGCCCTGCAAAACACCCTCTGAGCTTCGCCCTCCGGAGATTTATTGCAAATTCCGTAGTCGATATGATTTGTTATTATGTCCATCATAAACGTGAaggaaaatcaacaaaacggCCCCGTGGAACATCTACTGGGG AAATACCAGGCTCATCAAGTTTACGAATGTTCTCTGAATTACGTAACCTATTCACCGGTTGGAAGGGTCTTCATATCGATTATTCGACTAATGACAAGAAAATGGCTGGAATTCATTTCGTCCGGAAAATG attctcgaGGAGCCAAACTTCAATGAAAAAGAGATAATCTATACGGATGAGCCCATGGAATTGGCTCACGAGCGGCCAGATCCTCCACCTCGAGAGATTATTCGTCAGCAGCgaaatgaatttcaattttga
- the pbs-5 gene encoding Proteasome subunit pbs-5 (Confirmed by transcript evidence) encodes MWGETFDDFENDEGEMAMAKQNLIAEPARADFTFAKLPLGIQPVDFMKTHFAETAGKSMQFRKGTTTLAFVYEPATPADKGGIIVAVDSRASSGEYISSKSVMKILDIGDRMVATMAGGAADCQFWTRIVAKYCTLYELREKTSITVSAASKYFANTLYGYRGQGLSVGSMVAGYDKKGPQIFKVDSEGDRCQLKVCSVGSGSLNAYGILDNHYKPKMTDDEARKLGLRAIMHATYRDSGSGGVCNLCHITPTEKIRLPPMDVSKLWYEFADELGRDITYNPVE; translated from the exons ATGTGGGGCGAGACATTCGACGATTTCGAGAATGACGAAGGAGAGATGGCAATGGCCAAGCAGAACCTGATCGCCGAGCCGGCTCGAGCTGATTTCACTTTCGCGAAGCTTCCGTTGGGAATCCAGCCCGTCGATTTCATGAAGACTCACTTCGCCGAGACCGCCGGAAAATCCATGCAATTCCGCAAAGGAACCACCACATTGGCGTTCGTCTACGAGCCAGCAACTCCAGCTGACAAGGGAGGAATCATTGTGGCTGTCGATTCACGAGCCTCCAGTGGTGAATACATCTCATCCAAGTCGGTCATGAAGATCTTGGACATCGGAGATCGTATGGTTGCCACGATGGCTGGAGGAGCTGCTGACTGTCAGTTCTGGACCCGAATTGTCGCCAAGTACTGCAC tttgtaCGAGCTCCGCGAGAAGACCTCAATCACCGTGAGCGCCGCGAGCAAGTACTTTGCAAATACGCTCTATGGATACAGAGGACAAGGATTGTCAGTTGGATCGATGGTGGCCGGATACGATAAGAAGGGACCACAAATCTTCAAAGTCGACTCGGAAGGAGATCGTTGCCAGCTTAAAGTGTGCTCAGTTGGCTCAGGATCTCTGAATGCCTACGGTATCCTCGATAATCACTACAAGCCAAAGATGACGGACGACGAGGCCAGAAAGCTCGGCCTGCGTGCGATCATGCACGCCACTTATCGGGATTCTGGATCCGGAGGCGTCTGCAATT TGTGCCACATCACGCCAACCGAAAAGATTCGTCTTCCACCAATGGACGTGAGCAAGCTGTGGTACGAGTTTGCCGATGAGCTCGGCAGAGATATCACCTACAACCCAGTCGAGTGA
- the gid-1 gene encoding B30.2/SPRY domain-containing protein (Confirmed by transcript evidence), which yields MVSSPERPAKHPLSFALRRFIANSVVDMICYYVHHKREGKSTKRPRGTSTGEIPGSSSLRMFSELRNLFTGWKGLHIDYSTNDKKMAGIHFVRKMILEEPNFNEKEIIYTDEPMELAHERPDPPPREIIRQQRNEFQF from the exons ATGGTCTCAAGTCCAGAACGCCCTGCAAAACACCCTCTGAGCTTCGCCCTCCGGAGATTTATTGCAAATTCCGTAGTCGATATGATTTGTTATTATGTCCATCATAAACGTGAaggaaaatcaacaaaacggCCCCGTGGAACATCTACTGGGG AAATACCAGGCTCATCAAGTTTACGAATGTTCTCTGAATTACGTAACCTATTCACCGGTTGGAAGGGTCTTCATATCGATTATTCGACTAATGACAAGAAAATGGCTGGAATTCATTTCGTCCGGAAAATG attctcgaGGAGCCAAACTTCAATGAAAAAGAGATAATCTATACGGATGAGCCCATGGAATTGGCTCACGAGCGGCCAGATCCTCCACCTCGAGAGATTATTCGTCAGCAGCgaaatgaatttcaattttga
- the K05C4.10 gene encoding uncharacterized protein (Partially confirmed by transcript evidence) gives MEIEIKNRCIFFSFFYYIFFVHLSIFGGTFRRKRVCSSSAAPSEYTRPKIERGKGREDGIASSPSFWWVLFILTENEERESRMGQGNLAEKYISLRENERLLFLDLEKKTFGEKIKLSIESSILCSSEHVLQLLLIGSLIFFSRSSVHLFTLREASAAAAANLIICSLFSTLGEKFPKKL, from the exons atggaaattgaaataaaaaatcgatgtatcttcttctcctttttctacTACATCTTCTTTGTCCACTTATCCATTTTTGGAGGGACCTTCAGAAGGAAAAGAGTGTGCTCTTCTTCAGCTGCTCCATCTGAATACACTCGCCCGAAAATTGAGAGAGGAAAAGGACGAGAAGATGGAATTGCTTCTTCGCCTTCATTTTGGTGGGTGCTCTTCATTTTAACGGAAAacgaagagagagagagcagaATGGGGCAGGGaaatttggcagaaaaatACATTAGTCTACGAGAAAATGaacgtcttctttttttggatttggaaaaaaaaacattcggTGAAAAAAT AAAGCTTTCCATAGAAAGTAGTATCCTTTGCAGCTCCGAGCATGTGCTCCAATTGCTCCTAATTGGTAGTCTCATCTTCTTCAGTCGGTCCTCCGTCCACTTATTCACTTTAAGAGAAgcttctgctgctgctgctgccaATCTAATTATTTGTTCCCTTTTCTCTACTCTGGGAGAGAAGTTTCcgaaaaagttatga